One window from the genome of Streptomyces sp. NBC_01476 encodes:
- the pepN gene encoding aminopeptidase N: MPGENLSREEAHARAAILSVERYDVALDVTSAVGPSEGEGPRTFRSHTTINFRCSQPGASSFADLIAPEVLSVRLNGRTLDPAEVFDGCRITLDGLAERNTLVVDARCAYSRTGEGLHRFEDPEDGEVYLYTQYEPADARRVFANFEQPDLKAPFTFYVTAPARWTVISNAPHDGDPVRGDEPAGGDEPALIWQFRPTQPIATYITAVVAGPYHVESDHYARTLGSGAVLDIPLSVLCRKSLARHLDADEIFTVTKQGLDFFHDHFDYPYPFGKYEQAFVPEYNLGAMENPGCVTFREEFIYRGKVTRAAYEHRANVVLHEMTHMWFGDLVTMRWWDDLWLKESFADFMGSFSQVEATRYTEGWITFANRRKAWAYRADQLPSTHPVVADIRDLEAAKLNFDGITYSKGAAVLKQLVAYVGRDAFLEAARRYFKRHAYGNTTLADLLSVLGETSGRDMAEWSRAWLETAGVNSLTPQVTYDAAGRITELTVVQTADEAHPELRPHRVAVGLYRRGADGALERYARAETDVAGPSTAVAELAGQERPDLVLLNDEDLTYCKIRFDEVSLETVRGHLGDLTDALARALTWSAVWNMTRDGLMPARDYLDLLLRFAGRESDIGVLQSLHQQARTALTHYVAPRARDEAGQSLAEGALRELRLAEPGSGHQLAWARFFAAVAVSASDLQLLRGLLDGTAKVDGLDVDQELRWAFLATLTAQGAADAGAVAAERARDDTASGHRHEVRCLAARPSAQVKAAAWAEVVESDKLSNALVEATIAGFAQPGARELIAPYVEPYFEAIEGVWASRSIEIGMSIVRGLFPSLQDSPQTLEATDAWLAAHPAAAPALRRLVLEARDDLARSLRAQSRDALR, encoded by the coding sequence GTGCCCGGCGAGAACCTGAGCCGCGAGGAGGCCCACGCCCGGGCCGCGATCCTGTCCGTCGAGCGGTACGACGTGGCGCTGGACGTCACCTCGGCGGTGGGACCGTCCGAAGGGGAGGGGCCGCGCACCTTCCGGTCGCACACCACGATCAACTTCCGATGTTCGCAGCCGGGCGCCTCCTCGTTCGCGGACCTGATCGCACCGGAGGTCCTCTCGGTCCGGCTCAACGGCCGCACGCTCGACCCGGCGGAGGTCTTCGACGGCTGCCGGATCACGCTCGACGGCCTCGCCGAGCGCAACACGCTGGTGGTCGACGCGCGTTGCGCGTACAGCAGGACCGGTGAGGGGCTGCACCGTTTCGAGGACCCGGAGGACGGCGAGGTCTACCTCTACACGCAGTACGAGCCGGCCGACGCGCGCCGGGTCTTCGCCAACTTCGAACAGCCCGACCTGAAGGCGCCGTTCACCTTCTACGTGACCGCGCCGGCCCGGTGGACGGTGATCAGCAACGCCCCGCACGACGGTGACCCGGTGCGCGGTGACGAGCCGGCCGGCGGCGACGAGCCCGCCCTCATCTGGCAGTTCCGCCCGACGCAGCCGATCGCGACGTACATCACCGCTGTGGTGGCGGGCCCGTACCACGTGGAGTCCGACCACTACGCGCGGACGCTGGGCAGCGGGGCCGTGCTGGACATCCCGCTGAGCGTGCTGTGCCGCAAGTCGCTGGCGCGGCACCTGGACGCGGACGAGATCTTCACGGTGACCAAGCAGGGCCTGGACTTCTTCCACGACCACTTCGACTACCCGTACCCGTTCGGGAAGTACGAGCAGGCGTTCGTGCCGGAGTACAACCTCGGTGCGATGGAGAACCCCGGGTGTGTGACCTTCCGGGAGGAGTTCATCTACCGCGGGAAGGTGACGCGGGCGGCGTACGAGCACCGGGCGAACGTGGTGCTGCACGAGATGACCCACATGTGGTTCGGCGACCTGGTGACGATGCGGTGGTGGGACGACCTGTGGCTCAAGGAGTCCTTCGCGGACTTCATGGGGTCCTTCTCGCAGGTCGAGGCGACACGGTACACCGAGGGGTGGATCACCTTCGCCAACCGGCGCAAGGCGTGGGCGTACCGGGCCGACCAGCTCCCCTCCACCCACCCGGTGGTGGCCGACATCCGGGATCTGGAGGCCGCCAAGCTCAACTTCGACGGGATCACGTACTCCAAGGGCGCCGCCGTCCTGAAGCAGCTGGTCGCCTACGTGGGCCGCGACGCCTTCCTGGAGGCGGCCCGGCGGTACTTCAAGCGGCACGCCTACGGCAACACGACGCTGGCGGACCTGCTGTCGGTGCTCGGTGAGACCTCCGGGCGGGACATGGCGGAGTGGTCGCGGGCGTGGCTGGAGACGGCCGGCGTCAACTCACTGACCCCACAGGTGACTTATGACGCGGCCGGGCGGATCACCGAACTGACGGTGGTCCAGACGGCCGACGAGGCGCACCCGGAGCTGCGCCCGCACCGGGTGGCGGTCGGGCTCTACCGGCGCGGCGCCGACGGGGCGCTGGAGCGGTACGCACGGGCCGAGACGGATGTGGCCGGGCCCTCGACGGCGGTGGCGGAGCTGGCCGGGCAGGAGCGGCCGGATCTGGTGCTGCTGAACGACGAGGACCTGACGTACTGCAAGATCCGCTTCGACGAGGTGTCGCTGGAGACGGTGCGGGGGCATCTGGGCGATCTGACGGACGCGCTGGCCCGGGCGCTGACCTGGTCGGCGGTGTGGAACATGACCCGGGACGGGCTGATGCCGGCCCGGGACTATCTGGACCTGCTGCTGCGCTTCGCCGGGCGGGAGAGCGACATCGGGGTGCTCCAGTCGCTCCACCAGCAGGCGCGGACCGCGCTGACGCATTACGTGGCGCCCCGAGCGCGTGACGAGGCCGGGCAGTCGCTGGCGGAGGGGGCGCTGCGGGAGCTGCGGCTGGCCGAGCCCGGCAGCGGGCACCAGCTGGCGTGGGCGCGGTTCTTCGCGGCGGTGGCGGTGTCGGCCTCGGATCTGCAGCTGCTGCGGGGGCTGTTGGACGGTACGGCGAAGGTCGACGGGCTCGATGTGGACCAGGAGCTGCGCTGGGCGTTCCTGGCGACGCTCACCGCACAGGGGGCGGCGGACGCGGGGGCCGTCGCGGCGGAACGGGCCCGCGACGACACCGCGTCCGGGCACCGGCACGAGGTGCGGTGCCTGGCGGCGCGGCCCTCGGCGCAGGTGAAGGCGGCGGCGTGGGCGGAGGTGGTGGAGTCCGACAAGCTCTCCAACGCGCTGGTCGAGGCGACGATCGCCGGGTTCGCGCAGCCGGGGGCGCGGGAGCTCATCGCGCCTTACGTGGAGCCGTACTTCGAGGCGATCGAGGGGGTGTGGGCGTCGCGGTCCATCGAGATCGGGATGTCCATCGTGCGCGGGCTCTTCCCGTCCCTGCAGGACAGCCCGCAGACCCTTGAGGCCACGGACGCGTGGCTCGCCGCGCACCCGGCGGCGGCCCCGGCGCTGCGCCGCCTGGTCCTCGAAGCCCGCGACGACCTCGCCCGCTCCCTGCGCGCCCAGTCCCGCGACGCACTGCGCTGA